CCACTTTCAGTTGTAATTAAAATCAAGAATAGTTCTATAAATTTATTGGTAGTCCTTATCAAGTAGTGGCCAGTGTTGGCGCTATTTTCAAATTGTAATGATGAATAAAATTCCAGATTGCTCCTATATGGTTTTCGATCTTTTTGGAAAATGATAGCGTTTTTCGTACTAAAC
The sequence above is drawn from the Desulfobacterales bacterium genome and encodes:
- a CDS encoding IS1 family transposase, giving the protein LVRKTLSFSKKIENHIGAIWNFIHHYNLKIAPTLATT